The DNA window TAAAATAAGCAGGTGATTACCAGTTATATCGAGTTGTTCTACCCATCGATCACCAGTTTCTTTTTCAGCTAAAATTTGGTAGGGGAGATCGCTATAGCTTGCAAGTGCCTGAGCAAACGGTTCTTTACCTGTGGTGATCGTATTCCATGAAGAAGATGTAAGTACTTCAGGGATTTTTTCAGCACCCCAAAACCATAAACTATTTACCGCTAATTTTCCTTCCACTTCTCTTTTCTGGTTGGTAGAACAGTTATATAAAGTCATTTGTATCTCATTGAGTAAGGTACACCAACGGGATCCTTCTGCCCCTGTAGGTAAAGCAGTACCAATGTACTTTCCTTCAATCTCACTTAGAGAGGTAAAATTAACCTGGCTTAGTTGAGGTAATGTAAGGTACCATCGATCAGGCGTAAGTACCTCAAGATTCCAATCATATTCAGTACATAAGGGAGCAATATGATTAGCCAGTTCTAGAGCTTCTGTTTTATTTAATACGAGTTGATGAGGGCCAAATAAAACTAATTCATCCCGATCTGGATGTAAGTGTACTGGATCTGCCCTAATTACCCAGGATGACTGTAGTTGAGATTCACCTTTATCCCAAGGATACATGATAGAAGCGATAGGAACATCTCTAGATTCTCTTTGAGAAAAACCAAATAAATTTAGCAGTAAGGATTCGTAGGAATAGATATTAGCTTGTTTTTGAGTTGCCCTTTTTATTAATTTCTGAAGAAAATGGAACTGTGTATTATCGGTGGATATTACCTCTGGTAGTATTTCAGCTAATCCAGGAATAACTACAGTTAAGTTTAAGGATGGTTTTTGGATCAAAGAATTTATACCTAATAATTTAATTTAAGGAATAAATTTATAATTTAATACTTCATTTTTTTCTATGTTAGATTCTGTAGAATTATTAGGGTTAACTTCAATGGTATCAGTATCATACTGCTTTTGGGTATCCACTGTAAGTACCCTTCCGTAGGAAATTGCTGAAACCAAATCTGATATAGACCCATGTATTTCCAAGGAAAATCTAGCGTTTTTTTGGGATAGCTGGATAGGCTGCACTTTGCTTACTTGACTAAGAGTCTTAAAATAACTAGATAACCTTGCATAGTTTGTAAATGAACCTACGTTGCTTACCTGAACAACGATTGATTGTAATGTGCTACTTCCAGATACAAGATGGCTTGTAATAATATCTACAGACTTATTCAATCCATTGTCGAGTACTTGATCTATACCCCCTGATATACTCCAGCTTTGAGTTTCTTCTATACTATAAAGACTCCATCTTCCCTCCCAATTATTTCCTTCTTGACGTAGTATCCTCCCAACGATTTGTACTGTCGCTGGATAGCGATGAGAAGCTGTCTGTATTGGCATAGTAAAATTACCCCATACATCTCCGAAGGTAAGTTGTTTTTGATCTTCTAAATCCCAAAGGGGGAAAGTAATAGGAATACCTCTCATATCAGCTTGCTCTTTTAATCTATCTATAAATAGAGAAGACTGATTAGATGTAAGTAGGTATCGTTTTCTATTATCTTCAATGGCAATCCATAGGAGTAAAGCAGGACGATTCTCTCCCCATATAGGCAAATTATTTTGGACTAATAGATCTTTTACCCCCTGATGATCAAAATTTACATGAAAAATAGGTACATTCTTATCGGAAATACTATAGCGAAATTGCTGTACTAAATTAGGTGCTTCTCTGAGAATAGGATTAAGATAAGTGCGATTGATTAGATTTCTATTCCCTACTACTTTCAGTAGTATATCTTGTAATCCTTGCTGCTCTGCATTAATTTGTTCAGCAGTACTCAAATTTTTACTACGCACAGGAACCTCTGCTTCGTATAAGTTTATAATTTCAGAAGCTTGTATTTTTACTAAAGTAAGTAAAAATAAGGATATCCCTAGAATTTTTTTCATTGTTTTAGTTTATCATGTTGTATAGTTCGCTCTAGCTTTACCCTTAAAGCAAGGGTATTTTGTATTGCTTATAATGTAACTAAAGCATTTAAAATAATACCCATTAATTATAGTTGTTTTCTATGAATGAAAAAAAAGTATCTTCCCCTTCTTTGAGTTACCGATCTGCTGGCGTTGATATTGACGCAGGTAATCGCCTTGTAGATCAGATTAGACCCGCTGCAGCACGAACAATGCGCCCTGAGGTATTAGCAGGTCTAGGAGGATTTGCCAGCCTATTTGAGCTCCCTACTCATCGCTATCAAAACCCTATTCTTGTGGCAAGCACGGATGGAGTAGGCACAAAACTAAAACTTGCTATCCAGTTAGGTGTTTACGATACCATTGGCATTGATTTAGTAGCTATGTGTGTTAATGATATTATTGTTCAAGGAGCAGAGCCTCTTTTTTTCTTAGATTATTATGCTACTGGTAAGTTAAATGTAGATGAGGCTAGTCAAGTTATTCATGGAATTAGTCATGGTTGTCTCTTAGCAGGTGCCGCCTTAGTAGGTGGGGAAACTGCGGAAATGCCAGGCATATACCAAGATAATGACTATGACTTAGCCGGATTTTGTGTAGGTATTGTTGAAAAAAACGCTTTGATTGACGGCAGTCAGGTACAGTTGGGAGATAGCTTAATAGGAATCGCTTCTTCTGGCCCCCATGCAAATGGCTACTCCCTGATTCGTAAAATCATTGATCAAGGTAATTGGCGCTTAGATACTCCCTTTGATAATAACACCTTAGGCTCTGTACTGCTCACACCCACTCAAATTTATGTAAAACCCTTATTAGAACTGTTTAGCAAAGTACAAGTGCGTGCTTTAGCTCATATCACTGGTGGAGGATTACTAGAAAATTTACCTCGGGTTTTACCTACACAATTGAGTGCTGAAATTAATATTTCCCAATGGGCTATCCCTTCTATTTTTTGCTGGCTACAACAACAAGGGAATCTTTCTAAAGAAGAGTTATACCGTACCTTTAACTGTGGTATCGGCATGGTGGTTTGTGTTTCTGAAGCAGAAACTGAGAAGACTCTAGCCTGTTTAGAAGGTGCTGGAGAAACTGCTTGGGTTATCGGCAATATTGTTAATCATCAATCTGGAATGCCTAGAGTAACTCTTTGTTAATACTTATACTATTACTATTACTATGAGTACTAAATTGCTTCCTATTGTAGTTTTAATTTCCGGTCGAGGAAGTAATTTTCTTGCTATTTTAGAACAGGCTCAAACTGGAAAATTACCTGTAGATATACGAGCAGTAATCGGTAACAACCCTCAAGCACAAGGACTTTTTTATGCCCAACAGGCAGGAATAAACACTCATATACTAGACCATCGTCAATATAAGCAGCGTCAGATATTTGATCGAGAATTAATCAAAATTATTGATATTTATACCCCAGATCTTGTGGTACTAGCTGGATTTATGAGAATCTTAACTTTAGAATTTGTTCAGCACTATATCGGGAAATTAATGAACATCCACCCCTCTCTATTACCAAAATTTCCTGGGCTAAATACGCATCAAAGAGCACTTAAGGCTAAAGTTTATGAACATGGAGCTACCGTTCATTTTGTAACGGAGGAGGTAGATGGTGGGCCTATTATTTTACAGGCTAAAGTTCCTGTATATAAAAATGATACTCCGGAAATTTTAGCCAATCGAGTCTTAGAAAAAGAGCATAAAATTTATCCTCAGGCTATTTTAGCTTTCGCTAAAAAAGAGATATATCTTAAAGATGGGCAAGTTATTAGAACTACACCTTTGGTAAAGTAACCCCAGTTTGTCCCTGATATTTCCCTTTACGGTCTTTATAAGAAACTTCACAAGATTCATTGGACTCAAAGAAAACGACTTGAGCTACTCCTTCATTAGCATAAATTTTGGCAGGGAGGGAGGAAGTATTAGAGAATTCTAGGGTAATATGCCCCTCCCATTCTGGTTCTAATGGTGTGACGTTGACAATAATACCACAGCGAGCGTAGGTGGATTTTCCTAAACAAATAGTGACTATATTACGAGGGATTTTGAAATACTCTACAGTACGAGCTAGTGCAAAAGAATTAGGTGGAATAATACATACCTCAGATTGCATCGTTACAAAACTGTTTTCATCAAAATTCTTAGGATCTATAATTGCTGAATTAATGTTCGTAAAAATTTTAAACTCATCTGCACAACGCACATCATAACCATAACTAGAAGTACCATAAGAAATAACAGATGTATTTTTTATCTCTCGGACTTGATAAGGTGCAAATGGAGTAATCATGTCGTATTTTTCCGACATATCTCTGATCCACCTATCAGGCTTTACACTCATCCTTTTATTAGCAAAGGTTGAAGCTGATTTAGTTATTACAAAATTGAGGGGTACCCAGTTTATAGATTTTTCATAGTGCCTTTAGGCACTACCCTAGATACTCCATTTCTTTCAACTTTAACTTGGATTCCTTCTGCAAGCTCGACTTGCAGGAAGTTATCACCCACCTCAAGTACTTTTCCTAGCAACCCTCCATAAGTAATAATTTCATCCCCTTTTTTCACTGTTCCAAGCATAGTGAGGCGCTCTTTTTGTCGTTTTAACCTAGGGCGGATAATAAAGAAATAATAGATAAGAAAAAATGTGGCAAAAACTATCATAGGCAAAAGAAAATCTGCACTATTTACTGCTTGCTTACTACCTTCTGCCCAAGCGTCCGTAATAAAAAAATTCATATTATCGCCTTACTAATGCCTGTATAATTAAAAATGAAACTTACTTATTTTTTTTTGAAGAAGTGATAGCCAAAAGGACCTTTAAGCACCATCTTAGTAGGAGTTTTTTCAATCACTTTATACTTAGTGGTGTCTGAAGCATCAGAGATTTCAACCACTGTGTTATTAACAATCTTATAATTTTTAGTAAACTTAGTATTTTTCCGTACAAATTTATTATAGCCAGATTGAATAACTATCCCATCAGAGGGATTAAATTCCCAAGTTTGCTCTTCTTTATTGCTACCACCACCATCTTGCTTTAACGCAGTCATTTCCATTAACCAAGCACCCGCTAGTTCTGAAGGGTCTTTAATCTCTACTTGCGCATAGACTGCAGCCGTAAAAAGAAAAGAAACAAGAAAAAAAATTGAAGCTAATATATTTCTATTATTCACAATAGATACTCCTAGTAGATCCTTTAAAACATAGAAGAAAAATTTATAATTGT is part of the Candidatus Nitrosacidococcus sp. I8 genome and encodes:
- the purN gene encoding phosphoribosylglycinamide formyltransferase — translated: MSTKLLPIVVLISGRGSNFLAILEQAQTGKLPVDIRAVIGNNPQAQGLFYAQQAGINTHILDHRQYKQRQIFDRELIKIIDIYTPDLVVLAGFMRILTLEFVQHYIGKLMNIHPSLLPKFPGLNTHQRALKAKVYEHGATVHFVTEEVDGGPIILQAKVPVYKNDTPEILANRVLEKEHKIYPQAILAFAKKEIYLKDGQVIRTTPLVK
- the dcd gene encoding dCTP deaminase, encoding MSVKPDRWIRDMSEKYDMITPFAPYQVREIKNTSVISYGTSSYGYDVRCADEFKIFTNINSAIIDPKNFDENSFVTMQSEVCIIPPNSFALARTVEYFKIPRNIVTICLGKSTYARCGIIVNVTPLEPEWEGHITLEFSNTSSLPAKIYANEGVAQVVFFESNESCEVSYKDRKGKYQGQTGVTLPKV
- the yajC gene encoding preprotein translocase subunit YajC, whose product is MNFFITDAWAEGSKQAVNSADFLLPMIVFATFFLIYYFFIIRPRLKRQKERLTMLGTVKKGDEIITYGGLLGKVLEVGDNFLQVELAEGIQVKVERNGVSRVVPKGTMKNL
- the purM gene encoding phosphoribosylformylglycinamidine cyclo-ligase, encoding MNEKKVSSPSLSYRSAGVDIDAGNRLVDQIRPAAARTMRPEVLAGLGGFASLFELPTHRYQNPILVASTDGVGTKLKLAIQLGVYDTIGIDLVAMCVNDIIVQGAEPLFFLDYYATGKLNVDEASQVIHGISHGCLLAGAALVGGETAEMPGIYQDNDYDLAGFCVGIVEKNALIDGSQVQLGDSLIGIASSGPHANGYSLIRKIIDQGNWRLDTPFDNNTLGSVLLTPTQIYVKPLLELFSKVQVRALAHITGGGLLENLPRVLPTQLSAEINISQWAIPSIFCWLQQQGNLSKEELYRTFNCGIGMVVCVSEAETEKTLACLEGAGETAWVIGNIVNHQSGMPRVTLC
- a CDS encoding DUF2066 domain-containing protein, with amino-acid sequence MKKILGISLFLLTLVKIQASEIINLYEAEVPVRSKNLSTAEQINAEQQGLQDILLKVVGNRNLINRTYLNPILREAPNLVQQFRYSISDKNVPIFHVNFDHQGVKDLLVQNNLPIWGENRPALLLWIAIEDNRKRYLLTSNQSSLFIDRLKEQADMRGIPITFPLWDLEDQKQLTFGDVWGNFTMPIQTASHRYPATVQIVGRILRQEGNNWEGRWSLYSIEETQSWSISGGIDQVLDNGLNKSVDIITSHLVSGSSTLQSIVVQVSNVGSFTNYARLSSYFKTLSQVSKVQPIQLSQKNARFSLEIHGSISDLVSAISYGRVLTVDTQKQYDTDTIEVNPNNSTESNIEKNEVLNYKFIP